The sequence below is a genomic window from Oceanivirga salmonicida.
AATATTATGTTATTATAATGTTTGTAATACCAAAGTGGTCCTCTATAAAATATTTATACGAACACTTTATAATGAAGGGAGTGTATGTTTTTTGAAAGAAAAATTAATCGAGTTAGTAGAAAAAGAATACTTAACACAAGATTTACCTAAATTCAAAGCAGGTGATACTATTGCAGTTCACTACAAAGTTAAAGAAGGTAACAAAGAAAGAATTCAAATATTTGAAGGAATTGTTATTAGAATAGCTAATGACGGTATATCAAAAAATTTCACTGTAAGAAAAGTTTCTTCTGGTATAGGGGTTGAAAGAATTATACCTATAAATTCACCATTAGTGGATAAGATAGAAGTTAAGAAGTATGGTAAGGTAAGAAGAGCAAGACTTTACTACTTAAGAGAACTATCAGGTAAGGCAGCCCGTATTAAAGAAATTAGAAAATAAAACAGAGAAAACATATTTAAGTCCAGTAAATACTGGGCTTTTTTGTTTTAAAGAAATATATATAAAAGACTAAAGATTTTGATTTAATGGCACTTTAATAGCGAGTTTTATCTACTGCTAAACTTATAAAATTATATTGAAAAAATATTTAAAAAATCATATAATAAATTTATAAATCGGAGGAAATAAAATGCAAAATTTTATAAATACATTAATAGAAAAATTAAAATTAATTAAGGCTCTTAGCAGCTAAGTAAAAGATTAAGGTCCTAAGCGACTAAGTAAAGAGGAGAAGTTTAACTTCTCCTTAAATATATAAAAAAATAATGTACTGAGTGTAAGCGGTAATAAAGTAATCAAGTCGATTAAAAGTTGACAAATGTATTAAACTATTACTGAGAAATCAAACATCTAAAATTGTAGATTATGAGGCTTTAAGCCTAAGATTGAAAAAAGGAATTGAAATATATTCCTTTTTTTAATACATAATTTAAACATTTAATAATACAGTTTTATTATATTAAATATAAAACAAAAACTAGAAAGCATATTTA
It includes:
- the rplS gene encoding 50S ribosomal protein L19, coding for MKEKLIELVEKEYLTQDLPKFKAGDTIAVHYKVKEGNKERIQIFEGIVIRIANDGISKNFTVRKVSSGIGVERIIPINSPLVDKIEVKKYGKVRRARLYYLRELSGKAARIKEIRK